The Lutzomyia longipalpis isolate SR_M1_2022 chromosome 2, ASM2433408v1 DNA window TAGtctttttacaattatttttgtCTTAGGTCTTTGCCAATCCTGAAGATGctgctggaaaaaaattgaaggttAAATTCGATGATCCTGATGTAGAACGTGTAAGAAGGTATACTATAAACCACCTATAATATACTTTTGTGTGCCAgttctacatacatattttttatcatcattttGCAGAGCTCATCGCAATGATTTGGAGAATATTTTCCCATTCGTCCTTGTTGCATTTTTCTACGTATTGACCAATCCTGAACCCGCCCTTGCTATCAATCTATTTAGAGCTGCAGGGATTGCAAGAATAGTTCATACTCTCGTTTATGCAGTCTGGGTTGTGCCTCAACCTGCAAGGGGAATTGCATGGGTTGTCTGCCTA harbors:
- the LOC129790452 gene encoding microsomal glutathione S-transferase 1-like; the protein is MVDFSDIISNENVVFRAYVFWSTVLIVKTLAMSFLTGRQRFKNKVFANPEDAAGKKLKVKFDDPDVERVRRAHRNDLENIFPFVLVAFFYVLTNPEPALAINLFRAAGIARIVHTLVYAVWVVPQPARGIAWVVCLGSTLYMAFKSIVFFI